In the genome of Palaemon carinicauda isolate YSFRI2023 chromosome 13, ASM3689809v2, whole genome shotgun sequence, one region contains:
- the LOC137651445 gene encoding uncharacterized protein codes for MKIMTTRGRRERKKKTDSEDNEDVREKKRTDDEDNDDEMEKREKKDTDDEDNDDEMEKREKKDTDDEDNDDEMEKRKKKNTDDEDNDDEREKRKKKKPLTMKIITTRGRKEKEDEKRSPAGREV; via the coding sequence ATGAAGATAATGACGACGAGAgggagaagagaaagaaagaaaaagactgACAGTGAAGATAATGAAGACGTGAGGGAGAAAAAACGCACTGACGATGAAGATAATGACGACGAGatggagaagagagaaaaaaaagacactGACGATGAAGATAATGACGACGAGatggagaagagagaaaaaaaagacactGACGATGAAGATAATGACGACGAGAtggagaagagaaagaaaaaaaacactgaCGATGAAGATAATGACGACGAGAgggagaagagaaagaaaaaaaaaccactgacGATGAAGATAATAACGACGAGAGGGAGAAAGGAGAAAGAAGACGAGAAGAGATCTCCAGCAGGGCGAGAGGTCTGA